A window of Mucilaginibacter paludis DSM 18603 contains these coding sequences:
- a CDS encoding cysteine-rich CWC family protein, whose amino-acid sequence MQATQTTKHEIIRCERCNAAFECKANKFTQCQCSVVALSINEVQYVSELYDGCLCASCLRLLQQEYVDSMK is encoded by the coding sequence GCCACTCAAACCACCAAACACGAAATTATCCGCTGCGAGCGGTGTAATGCTGCCTTTGAGTGCAAGGCCAACAAATTTACACAGTGCCAGTGCAGCGTTGTTGCCCTGAGCATCAACGAGGTACAATACGTTAGCGAGTTATACGACGGTTGCCTGTGCGCCAGTTGCCTGAGGCTACTTCAGCAGGAATATGTTGATTCCATGAAGTAA